A stretch of Gambusia affinis linkage group LG10, SWU_Gaff_1.0, whole genome shotgun sequence DNA encodes these proteins:
- the kdr gene encoding vascular endothelial growth factor receptor 2 isoform X3: MSDPQLSRVAGGVFNIFLPKFFLHLVESEHFALHLDAVIWKYPVKEIHPDGKESVWDPKRGFILPTHLISYAGVVSCQTRIGNEIFKSPLYIVAVVGYKIYHLTLTPAHQRLSVGERLVLTCTARTELNVGIEFNWTHSGGVLSSDGGFHTVPNKKKLWDSLDLSNTLIVENVTVDHSGDYTCTVSSGQMEKSASAYVTVFEMPFIDMTEQWPEVWEVNVGDQTPTEIPVRYSAYPDPNLKWLKDGQALAKDNYRIKHKGDLLIIRGAAEDDAGTYTVVLTNKITKQEEKRSFKLQVNVPPKIIEKGSGYSDEYEYGKSTTLWCTARGIPTPEYIQWQWMSKEDCPWAFLPGLNNTEELLRNCTAWKNVSIGGGVRDHVEVTDRVDRTQNKFISALKIQKAETHALYRCKTANKVGRDSRNIFFRVTRDLEVSMSPSDKPMKQDDVVLRCKADNLLYDQLAWFRVTNLSPSELAESTRPCHSLTLQPLPQAVLSNLQGNITLDLKLPNASRQDEGLYACQVKNIKSAKSTCILRHLFLKDLEAARIRNNFTDQKVNVSATITLHCDAVGTPNPTVVWTKNNHTVEKGSGVILQQNNLMIQRVKKEDGGLYTCAACNSRGCDTAQAYLSVEGAEEKTNVELIVPIGSVVIAMFFWLLIVFVIRGRKRPTRDLKTGYLSMILDSEDMPMDEQCERLTYDANKWEFPRDRLKLGEPLGRGAFGQVVEAAAFGIEKATTCTTVAVKMLKEGATTSEYRALMSELKILIHIGHHLNVVNLLGACTKPGGPLMVIVEYCKHGNLSSYLKSKRGEYSPYKRKRASSRRWAPADEDVTGGDLGLGEVAQLDICTGTAEDKASCASGDPNRESSVDDHLTMEDLISYSFQVAKGMEFLSSRKCIHRDLAARNILLSENNVVKICDFGLARDVYKDPDYVRKGDARLPLKWMAPETIFDRVYTTQSDVWSFGVLLWEIFSLGASPYPGVCIDESFCRRLKEGTRMRPPEYATTEIYQTMLDCWMDRPTDRPTFAELVEHLGNLLQASAQQDGKDYIPLTAGEAEGCLLSSEPKSPYGCPQNGETLETHYDIPSSLGLSQQSKRCSRSLSVKTFEDIPLAHSSVMEGHTDSGMGFSPEEVKCLNQQLPTTPNFSQLLRCKSKESVASESSNQTSGYQSGYHSDDTDTPIYANEEVIMKHNMLKKPPLPKMADKFSAEIRYSTPPV; this comes from the exons ATGTCGGATCCTCAGCTTAGCAGGGTAGCGGGTGGCGtattcaatatttttctccCGAAGTTTTTTCTTCACCTCGTTGAAAGCGAGCATTTTGCGTTGCACCTCGATGCTGTAATCTGG AAGTATCCAGTCAAGGAGATCCATCCAGATGGGAAGGAATCCGTCTGGGATCCCAAGAGGGGTTTCATCTTACCGACCCATCTGATAAGCTACGCCGGAGTCGTGTCCTGCCAGACTCGGATTGGAAATGAGATATTCAAGTCCCCGCTCTACATCGTGGCTGTTGTTG GATACAAGATTTATCACCTCACCCTGACCCCCGCTCACCAGAGGCTGTCTGTGGGGGAGAGGCTGGTGCTAACGTGCACGGCCCGCACGGAGCTCAACGTGGGCATCGAGTTCAACTGGACACACTCCGGAGGGGTCCTG AGCTCAGACGGCGGTTTCCACACCGTACCCAACAAGAAGAAGCTGTGGGACTCTCTGGATCTGTCCAACACGCTGATAGTGGAGAACGTCACGGTGGATCACTCTGGAGATTATACCTGCACGGTTTCCAGTGGGCAGATGGAGAAAAGCGCCTCAGCGTATGTTACAGTTTTCG AAATGCCCTTCATTGATATGACTGAACAATGGCCAGAGGTGTGGGAAGTGAACGTGGGCGATCAAACACCCACAGAGATCCCTGTCAGGTACTCGGCCTACCCTGATCCCAACTTGAAATG GTTGAAAGACGGCCAAGCTCTTGCCAAGGATAACtacagaataaaacacaaaggcGACCTCCTCATCATCCGTGGCGCCGCTGAGGACGATGCAGGGACCTACACCGTGGTTCTCACCAACAAGATCACgaaacaggaagagaaacgCTCCTTCAAGCTGCAGGTCAATG TGCCTCCTAAGATAATCGAGAAAGGGAGCGGCTACAGCGACGAGTACGAGTATGGCAAAAGCACCACCCTGTGGTGCACCGCCCGCGGCATTCCCACACCGGAGTACATCCAGTGGCAGTGGATGTCCAAGGAAGACTGTCCCTGGGCCTTCTT ACCAGGACTGAACAACACTGAGGAGCTGCTGAGGAACTGCACAGCCTGGAAAAATGTCTCCATCGGCGGCGGCGTTCGCGACCACGTAGAAGTCACCGACCGCGTCGATCGAACTCAAAAT AAATTTATCAGTGCGTTGAAGATTCAGAAAGCTGAGACTCATGCCCTCTACAGATGCAAGACTGCCAACAAAGTAGGAAGGGATTCAAGGAACATCTTTTTCCGTGTCACAC GTGACCTGGAGGTGAGCATGTCTCCCTCCGATAAGCCTATGAAGCAGGACGACGTGGTCCTGCGGTGTAAAGCGGACAATCTGCTGTACGACCAACTGGCCTGGTTCCGGGTCACTAACCTGTCCCCATCAGAGCTGGCCGAGTCCACCCGGCCCTGCCACTCGCTGACTCTGCAGCCCCTGCCGCAGGCCGTGCTGTCCAATCTCCAGGGCAACATCACCCTGGACCTGAAGCTGCCCAACGCATCCCGTCAGGATGAGGGCCTCTACGCCTGCCAGGTGAAGAACATCAAGTCGGCAAAGAGCACCTGCATTCTCCGCCATCTGTTCCTCAAAG ATCTCGAGGCTGCAAGAATACGTAACAATTTCACCGACCAAAAGGTCAACGTGAGTGCGACCATCACCCTTCACTGTGACGCCGTTGGGACGCCAAACCCGACAGTAGTGTGgaccaaaaacaaccacacGGTGGAGAAGGGCTCAG GTGTGattctgcaacaaaacaacCTGATGATTCAGCGCGTGAAGAAGGAGGACGGCGGTCTGTACACGTGTGCGGCATGCAACAGCCGTGGCTGTGATACCGCACAGGCCTATCTGAGTGTTGAAG gTGCAGAGGAGAAGACTAACGTGGAGCTGATTGTTCCCATTGGCTCGGTGGTCATAGCCATGTTTTTCTGGCTTTTGATCGTCTTCGTCATCCGTGGGCGAAAGAGA CCAACTAGAGACCTGAAGACCGGCTACCTGTCCATGATCCTGGACTCGGAGGACATGCCCATGGACGAGCAGTGTGAGAGGCTCACATACGACGCGAACAAATGGGAATTTCCTCGAGACAGGCTGAAGCTCG GTGAACCTCTGGGACGAGGGGCATTTGGTCAAGTTGTAGAAGCAGCCGCCTTTGGCATTGAGAAAGCTACTACATGCACCACTGTAGCAGTCAAGATGCTGAAAG AGGGAGCTACAACCAGTGAATATCGCGCCTTGATGTCAGAGCTAAAGATTCTCATCCACATTGGACATCATCTCAATGTGGTCAACCTGCTGGGAGCTTGCACCAAGCCCGGGG GACCGCTGATGGTGATTGTTGAATATTGTAAACATGGAAATCTATCCAGCTACCTGAAGAGCAAGCGTGGCGAGTACAGCCCTTACAAG AGAAAGCGAGCCAGTAGCCGGAGGTGGGCGCCTGCTGATGAGGATGTGACTGGAGGGGATCTGGGTTTGGGGGAAGTGGCCCAGCTGGACATCTGCACGGGAACGGCCGAAGACAAAGCTTCATGCGCCAGCGGTGACCCTAACCGAG AGAGCTCGGTTGACGACCATCTCACAATGGAGGACCTGATAAGCTACAGCTTCCAAGTCGCCAAAGGAATGGAGTTCCTGTCTTCTCGAAAG TGCATTCACAGGGACCTAGCAGCCAGAAACATTCTGCTCTCAGAGAATAACGTGGTGAAAATATGCGACTTTGGTCTTGCTAGAGATGTCTACAAAGACCCAGACTATGTTCGCAAGGGAGAT GCCCGCCTCCCTCTAAAGTGGATGGCTCCTGAGACCATTTTTGACCGAGTCTATACAACTCAAAGTGACGTTTGGTCCTTTGGAGTTCTGCTCTGGGAGATCTTTTCCTTGG GGGCTTCTCCCTATCCGGGTGTTTGCATCGACGAGTCTTTCTGCAGGAGGCTCAAGGAAGGCACAAGGATGAGACCTCCAGAATATGCCACCACCGAAAT ATACCAGACCATGTTGGACTGCTGGATGGATCGGCCTACAGACAGGCCCACGTTTGCAGAACTGGTCGAACATTTGGGAAATCTACTACAAGCCAGTGCACAACAG GATGGGAAGGATTATATCCCCCTGACAGCCGGCGAAGCAGAAGGATGCCTACTGTCCTCTGAGCCAAAGAGTCCCTACGGCTGCCCTCAAAATGGGGAAACCCTGGAAACCCACTACGACATCCCATCATCCCTTGG GCTGTCCCAGCAGAGCAAGAGATGCAGTCGGTCTCTCAGTGTCAAGACATTTGAAGACATTCCTCTGGCGCACAGCAGCGTCATG GAGGGTCACACGGACAGTGGGATGGGCTTCTCTCCAGAGGAAGTAAAGTGTTTAAATCAACAGCTCCCAACTACACCCAATTTCAG CCAATTGCTCCGCTGCAAAAGCAAAGAGTCCGTGGCGTCCGAGTCATCCAATCAGACGAGCGGATATCAGTCAGGGTACCACTCTGACGACACAGACACTCCAATCTATGCAAACGAGGAGGTCATCATGAAGCACAACATGCTGAAGAAGCCTCCGCTGCCCAAGATGGCGGACAAGTTCAGCGCCGAGATCCGCTACAGCACGCCGCCTGTCTGA
- the kdr gene encoding vascular endothelial growth factor receptor 2 isoform X2, protein MMKQAVSFLLLLGILLETSGVAGLQLRFMPDPPMLNIYGTHRMNKSDNLDLTCRGRQRLVWSNPPVSARLSTSDCSGSGLFCTTLTITNATVNETGQYRCYYKDLKVEDGKTAAAVYVFVHDSKVPFVPSEKEYEVVFIREGERVVIPCRGSVENLNVTLNTYPVKEIHPDGKESVWDPKRGFILPTHLISYAGVVSCQTRIGNEIFKSPLYIVAVVGYKIYHLTLTPAHQRLSVGERLVLTCTARTELNVGIEFNWTHSGGVLSSDGGFHTVPNKKKLWDSLDLSNTLIVENVTVDHSGDYTCTVSSGQMEKSASAYVTVFEMPFIDMTEQWPEVWEVNVGDQTPTEIPVRYSAYPDPNLKWLKDGQALAKDNYRIKHKGDLLIIRGAAEDDAGTYTVVLTNKITKQEEKRSFKLQVNVPPKIIEKGSGYSDEYEYGKSTTLWCTARGIPTPEYIQWQWMSKEDCPWAFLPGLNNTEELLRNCTAWKNVSIGGGVRDHVEVTDRVDRTQNKFISALKIQKAETHALYRCKTANKVGRDSRNIFFRVTRDLEVSMSPSDKPMKQDDVVLRCKADNLLYDQLAWFRVTNLSPSELAESTRPCHSLTLQPLPQAVLSNLQGNITLDLKLPNASRQDEGLYACQVKNIKSAKSTCILRHLFLKDLEAARIRNNFTDQKVNVSATITLHCDAVGTPNPTVVWTKNNHTVEKGSGVILQQNNLMIQRVKKEDGGLYTCAACNSRGCDTAQAYLSVEGAEEKTNVELIVPIGSVVIAMFFWLLIVFVIRGRKRPTRDLKTGYLSMILDSEDMPMDEQCERLTYDANKWEFPRDRLKLGEPLGRGAFGQVVEAAAFGIEKATTCTTVAVKMLKEGATTSEYRALMSELKILIHIGHHLNVVNLLGACTKPGGPLMVIVEYCKHGNLSSYLKSKRGEYSPYKRKRASSRRWAPADEDVTGGDLGLGEVAQLDICTGTAEDKASCASGDPNRESSVDDHLTMEDLISYSFQVAKGMEFLSSRKCIHRDLAARNILLSENNVVKICDFGLARDVYKDPDYVRKGDARLPLKWMAPETIFDRVYTTQSDVWSFGVLLWEIFSLGASPYPGVCIDESFCRRLKEGTRMRPPEYATTEIYQTMLDCWMDRPTDRPTFAELVEHLGNLLQASAQQDGKDYIPLTAGEAEGCLLSSEPKSPYGCPQNGETLETHYDIPSSLGLSQQSKRCSRSLSVKTFEDIPLAHSSVMEGHTDSGMGFSPEEVKCLNQQLPTTPNFSQLLRCKSKESVASESSNQTSGYQSGYHSDDTDTPIYANEEVIMKHNMLKKPPLPKMADKFSAEIRYSTPPV, encoded by the exons ATGATGAAGCAGGCGGTCTCGTTTCTTCTGCTGCTGGGCATTCTTCTGGAAACATCTGGTGTAGCTG GCCTCCAGCTCCGGTTCATGCCCGATCCACCAATGCTCAACATCTACGGCACCCACCGGATGAACAAATCCGACAACCTTGACCTAACATGCAG AGGTCGGCAGCGCCTGGTGTGGTCCAACCCTCCTGTGAGCGCGCGCCTCTCCACCAGCGACTGCAGCGGATCAGGACTTTTCTGCACGACCCTGACCATCACCAACGCAACCGTGAATGAAACCGGACAGTATCGTTGTTACTATAAAGACCTGAAAGTTGAAGACGGCAAGACGGCAGCAGCGGTTTATGTCTTCGTCCATG ACTCCAAGGTACCATTCGTGCCCTCTGAAAAGGAATATGAGGTAGTCTTCATTCGCGAAGGCGAGCGGGTGGTGATACCCTGCCGAGGCTCGGTGGAGAATCTCAACGTCACGCTCAACACT TATCCAGTCAAGGAGATCCATCCAGATGGGAAGGAATCCGTCTGGGATCCCAAGAGGGGTTTCATCTTACCGACCCATCTGATAAGCTACGCCGGAGTCGTGTCCTGCCAGACTCGGATTGGAAATGAGATATTCAAGTCCCCGCTCTACATCGTGGCTGTTGTTG GATACAAGATTTATCACCTCACCCTGACCCCCGCTCACCAGAGGCTGTCTGTGGGGGAGAGGCTGGTGCTAACGTGCACGGCCCGCACGGAGCTCAACGTGGGCATCGAGTTCAACTGGACACACTCCGGAGGGGTCCTG AGCTCAGACGGCGGTTTCCACACCGTACCCAACAAGAAGAAGCTGTGGGACTCTCTGGATCTGTCCAACACGCTGATAGTGGAGAACGTCACGGTGGATCACTCTGGAGATTATACCTGCACGGTTTCCAGTGGGCAGATGGAGAAAAGCGCCTCAGCGTATGTTACAGTTTTCG AAATGCCCTTCATTGATATGACTGAACAATGGCCAGAGGTGTGGGAAGTGAACGTGGGCGATCAAACACCCACAGAGATCCCTGTCAGGTACTCGGCCTACCCTGATCCCAACTTGAAATG GTTGAAAGACGGCCAAGCTCTTGCCAAGGATAACtacagaataaaacacaaaggcGACCTCCTCATCATCCGTGGCGCCGCTGAGGACGATGCAGGGACCTACACCGTGGTTCTCACCAACAAGATCACgaaacaggaagagaaacgCTCCTTCAAGCTGCAGGTCAATG TGCCTCCTAAGATAATCGAGAAAGGGAGCGGCTACAGCGACGAGTACGAGTATGGCAAAAGCACCACCCTGTGGTGCACCGCCCGCGGCATTCCCACACCGGAGTACATCCAGTGGCAGTGGATGTCCAAGGAAGACTGTCCCTGGGCCTTCTT ACCAGGACTGAACAACACTGAGGAGCTGCTGAGGAACTGCACAGCCTGGAAAAATGTCTCCATCGGCGGCGGCGTTCGCGACCACGTAGAAGTCACCGACCGCGTCGATCGAACTCAAAAT AAATTTATCAGTGCGTTGAAGATTCAGAAAGCTGAGACTCATGCCCTCTACAGATGCAAGACTGCCAACAAAGTAGGAAGGGATTCAAGGAACATCTTTTTCCGTGTCACAC GTGACCTGGAGGTGAGCATGTCTCCCTCCGATAAGCCTATGAAGCAGGACGACGTGGTCCTGCGGTGTAAAGCGGACAATCTGCTGTACGACCAACTGGCCTGGTTCCGGGTCACTAACCTGTCCCCATCAGAGCTGGCCGAGTCCACCCGGCCCTGCCACTCGCTGACTCTGCAGCCCCTGCCGCAGGCCGTGCTGTCCAATCTCCAGGGCAACATCACCCTGGACCTGAAGCTGCCCAACGCATCCCGTCAGGATGAGGGCCTCTACGCCTGCCAGGTGAAGAACATCAAGTCGGCAAAGAGCACCTGCATTCTCCGCCATCTGTTCCTCAAAG ATCTCGAGGCTGCAAGAATACGTAACAATTTCACCGACCAAAAGGTCAACGTGAGTGCGACCATCACCCTTCACTGTGACGCCGTTGGGACGCCAAACCCGACAGTAGTGTGgaccaaaaacaaccacacGGTGGAGAAGGGCTCAG GTGTGattctgcaacaaaacaacCTGATGATTCAGCGCGTGAAGAAGGAGGACGGCGGTCTGTACACGTGTGCGGCATGCAACAGCCGTGGCTGTGATACCGCACAGGCCTATCTGAGTGTTGAAG gTGCAGAGGAGAAGACTAACGTGGAGCTGATTGTTCCCATTGGCTCGGTGGTCATAGCCATGTTTTTCTGGCTTTTGATCGTCTTCGTCATCCGTGGGCGAAAGAGA CCAACTAGAGACCTGAAGACCGGCTACCTGTCCATGATCCTGGACTCGGAGGACATGCCCATGGACGAGCAGTGTGAGAGGCTCACATACGACGCGAACAAATGGGAATTTCCTCGAGACAGGCTGAAGCTCG GTGAACCTCTGGGACGAGGGGCATTTGGTCAAGTTGTAGAAGCAGCCGCCTTTGGCATTGAGAAAGCTACTACATGCACCACTGTAGCAGTCAAGATGCTGAAAG AGGGAGCTACAACCAGTGAATATCGCGCCTTGATGTCAGAGCTAAAGATTCTCATCCACATTGGACATCATCTCAATGTGGTCAACCTGCTGGGAGCTTGCACCAAGCCCGGGG GACCGCTGATGGTGATTGTTGAATATTGTAAACATGGAAATCTATCCAGCTACCTGAAGAGCAAGCGTGGCGAGTACAGCCCTTACAAG AGAAAGCGAGCCAGTAGCCGGAGGTGGGCGCCTGCTGATGAGGATGTGACTGGAGGGGATCTGGGTTTGGGGGAAGTGGCCCAGCTGGACATCTGCACGGGAACGGCCGAAGACAAAGCTTCATGCGCCAGCGGTGACCCTAACCGAG AGAGCTCGGTTGACGACCATCTCACAATGGAGGACCTGATAAGCTACAGCTTCCAAGTCGCCAAAGGAATGGAGTTCCTGTCTTCTCGAAAG TGCATTCACAGGGACCTAGCAGCCAGAAACATTCTGCTCTCAGAGAATAACGTGGTGAAAATATGCGACTTTGGTCTTGCTAGAGATGTCTACAAAGACCCAGACTATGTTCGCAAGGGAGAT GCCCGCCTCCCTCTAAAGTGGATGGCTCCTGAGACCATTTTTGACCGAGTCTATACAACTCAAAGTGACGTTTGGTCCTTTGGAGTTCTGCTCTGGGAGATCTTTTCCTTGG GGGCTTCTCCCTATCCGGGTGTTTGCATCGACGAGTCTTTCTGCAGGAGGCTCAAGGAAGGCACAAGGATGAGACCTCCAGAATATGCCACCACCGAAAT ATACCAGACCATGTTGGACTGCTGGATGGATCGGCCTACAGACAGGCCCACGTTTGCAGAACTGGTCGAACATTTGGGAAATCTACTACAAGCCAGTGCACAACAG GATGGGAAGGATTATATCCCCCTGACAGCCGGCGAAGCAGAAGGATGCCTACTGTCCTCTGAGCCAAAGAGTCCCTACGGCTGCCCTCAAAATGGGGAAACCCTGGAAACCCACTACGACATCCCATCATCCCTTGG GCTGTCCCAGCAGAGCAAGAGATGCAGTCGGTCTCTCAGTGTCAAGACATTTGAAGACATTCCTCTGGCGCACAGCAGCGTCATG GAGGGTCACACGGACAGTGGGATGGGCTTCTCTCCAGAGGAAGTAAAGTGTTTAAATCAACAGCTCCCAACTACACCCAATTTCAG CCAATTGCTCCGCTGCAAAAGCAAAGAGTCCGTGGCGTCCGAGTCATCCAATCAGACGAGCGGATATCAGTCAGGGTACCACTCTGACGACACAGACACTCCAATCTATGCAAACGAGGAGGTCATCATGAAGCACAACATGCTGAAGAAGCCTCCGCTGCCCAAGATGGCGGACAAGTTCAGCGCCGAGATCCGCTACAGCACGCCGCCTGTCTGA